A genomic window from Streptomyces sp. NBC_01429 includes:
- a CDS encoding NADH-ubiquinone oxidoreductase-F iron-sulfur binding region domain-containing protein, translated as MNAPLPDVPEVRVVGLPQLTQGFDLVERLDLPMHLKVHGPLEAMTGERLAQLAENISLTGRGGAGFPFHRKLRAVAKSAIRRGVRPVVVVNGSEGEPPCRKDTVMLNRAPHLILDGALLAAEALGARTLIIAVTRNSTEVSIRAALAERGLSDRRGQALRAKVVRTPERMVSGEASSVIRAIGGGPAKPPGRRERAAESGVGGLPTLLSNAETFAQLAVGARIGARRYTHTGLEDEPGTVMLTLSGAVARPMVIEAPTGVPLRYILQMAGAPPMPQGVLTGGYHGDWMDAVSAHEAVISKKSFKSLGGALGAGAILPIGPETCPLGEALRVANWLAAESAGQCGPCKLGLPAAAGGLADVINGGGQASLEALRAVIQAVKARGACQHPDGSARFFNSTLAAFTDDLAAHVLNGGCGRETTGVLPLPGEGYQDLVESIPSGGKLAIDWTLCEGHGLCADILPELFRMSPDGFPTPAKADVPMHLQGAAQRAVRRCPQLALRLEQAPPSQPKVEKAPSRAALPPGGGGSRRKALGPGRG; from the coding sequence GTGAATGCGCCTCTCCCCGATGTCCCCGAAGTCCGTGTCGTCGGCCTGCCCCAGCTGACGCAGGGCTTCGACCTGGTCGAACGCCTTGATCTCCCCATGCATCTCAAGGTGCACGGCCCGCTCGAAGCCATGACCGGCGAGCGGCTCGCCCAGCTGGCCGAGAACATATCCCTGACCGGCCGCGGCGGCGCCGGCTTCCCGTTCCACCGGAAGCTGCGCGCCGTCGCCAAGTCCGCGATCCGTCGCGGGGTACGGCCGGTCGTCGTCGTCAACGGCAGTGAGGGCGAACCTCCGTGCCGCAAAGACACCGTGATGCTCAACCGCGCCCCGCACCTCATCCTCGACGGCGCGCTGCTGGCCGCCGAGGCGCTCGGCGCGCGCACGCTGATCATCGCGGTCACCCGTAACTCCACCGAGGTGTCGATCCGCGCCGCGCTCGCCGAGCGCGGGCTGTCCGACCGGCGCGGCCAGGCGCTGCGGGCCAAGGTGGTCCGTACGCCCGAGCGCATGGTCTCGGGCGAGGCGTCCTCCGTGATCCGCGCGATCGGCGGCGGCCCCGCCAAGCCGCCCGGCCGCCGTGAGCGCGCCGCCGAGTCGGGCGTCGGCGGCCTGCCGACCCTGCTGTCCAACGCCGAGACGTTCGCCCAGCTGGCCGTCGGCGCGCGGATCGGCGCGCGCCGCTATACGCACACGGGTCTTGAGGACGAGCCCGGTACGGTCATGCTGACGCTCTCGGGAGCGGTCGCCCGCCCCATGGTCATCGAGGCGCCGACAGGTGTCCCGCTGCGGTACATCCTTCAGATGGCCGGTGCCCCGCCGATGCCGCAGGGCGTGCTGACCGGCGGGTACCACGGCGACTGGATGGACGCCGTCTCCGCCCACGAGGCCGTCATCTCGAAGAAGTCCTTCAAGTCCCTGGGCGGCGCGCTGGGCGCCGGCGCGATCCTGCCGATCGGACCCGAGACCTGCCCGCTGGGCGAGGCACTGCGGGTCGCCAACTGGCTGGCGGCCGAGAGCGCCGGTCAGTGCGGCCCGTGCAAGCTCGGCCTGCCCGCCGCCGCCGGCGGTCTCGCCGATGTGATCAACGGCGGTGGCCAGGCTTCACTGGAGGCGCTGCGCGCGGTCATCCAGGCGGTCAAGGCGCGCGGCGCCTGCCAGCACCCGGACGGCTCGGCGCGCTTCTTCAACTCCACCCTGGCGGCGTTCACCGACGATCTCGCCGCGCATGTGCTGAACGGTGGCTGCGGGCGCGAGACGACCGGTGTGCTGCCGCTGCCGGGCGAGGGCTACCAGGACCTGGTGGAGTCCATACCCAGCGGCGGGAAGCTGGCGATCGACTGGACGCTCTGCGAGGGCCACGGCCTGTGCGCCGACATCCTTCCCGAGCTGTTCCGGATGAGCCCGGACGGCTTCCCCACGCCGGCCAAGGCGGACGTCCCGATGCACCTCCAGGGCGCCGCCCAGCGCGCGGTGCGCAGGTGCCCGCAGCTCGCGCTCCGGCTGGAGCAGGCGCCGCCGTCGCAGCCCAAGGTGGAGAAGGCCCCCTCCCGCGCGGCGCTGCCGCCGGGCGGAGGCGGCAGCCGCCGCAAGGCGCTCGGCCCCGGGCGGGGTTGA
- a CDS encoding SCO2583 family membrane protein, which yields MAGHRDPPEGEPDGPPGADDDEYRSVVFDESFIRAARLQEFSARERMTDHSHAVRKLPPHLSPGPPGKGLGGGGRRRFRNGPRQLLLLLLVLVLSFGTAVYLGLRNPYRPPPIRAAEQARISVIPLAPEGRVPGGAPADLLARSPAARFRVGAEGITVPGARPTGDFAEGQVVAALAVVKDYLVASSLDPDVLMGRTVRPVRVLLDPEQQGQFDRSFTDPADDGRHDPIGWLVRFDPGKVALADSQVRVRGSLRYEETAPGTLEVTSDHVFVYALRPAGSTARPAADASLFTVRRELRFRFTVDDLPRHQAALLSSSSQAGPQSCSADVPRALRPLLAGERAKPHNPAATDPYTTGPVAPALCGTLSPLAEPTGPGRGPGSGPAG from the coding sequence ATGGCAGGGCACCGAGACCCACCCGAAGGGGAACCCGACGGGCCCCCGGGCGCCGACGACGACGAGTACCGCTCCGTCGTCTTCGACGAGTCGTTCATTCGCGCTGCCCGCCTCCAGGAGTTCTCCGCGCGCGAGCGGATGACCGACCACTCCCACGCCGTACGCAAGCTCCCGCCGCACCTGTCGCCGGGGCCGCCGGGCAAGGGGCTGGGCGGCGGGGGCAGAAGGCGCTTCAGGAACGGCCCCAGACAGCTTCTGCTGCTCCTGCTGGTCCTGGTGCTCTCCTTCGGCACGGCCGTCTATCTGGGCCTGCGCAACCCCTACCGGCCGCCGCCGATCCGCGCCGCCGAGCAGGCGCGTATCTCGGTGATCCCGCTGGCGCCCGAGGGACGGGTGCCGGGAGGCGCCCCCGCCGACCTGCTCGCGCGCAGCCCCGCCGCCCGGTTCCGGGTGGGGGCCGAGGGGATCACCGTGCCCGGCGCCCGCCCCACCGGGGACTTCGCCGAGGGGCAGGTGGTGGCCGCGCTGGCCGTCGTCAAGGACTACCTCGTGGCCTCGTCGCTCGACCCGGACGTCCTGATGGGCCGTACGGTACGACCCGTGCGGGTGCTGCTCGACCCCGAGCAGCAGGGGCAGTTCGACCGCAGCTTCACCGATCCGGCCGACGACGGGCGACACGATCCGATCGGCTGGCTCGTGCGCTTCGACCCGGGGAAGGTGGCGCTCGCCGACAGCCAGGTGCGGGTGCGCGGCTCGCTGCGGTACGAGGAGACGGCGCCCGGGACGCTGGAGGTGACCTCCGACCACGTCTTCGTCTACGCGCTGCGGCCGGCCGGGTCCACCGCCCGGCCCGCGGCGGACGCCTCGCTGTTCACCGTGCGGCGCGAACTGCGCTTCCGGTTCACCGTGGACGATCTGCCCCGGCATCAGGCGGCGCTGCTGAGCAGCTCGTCCCAGGCGGGCCCCCAGTCCTGCTCGGCCGACGTGCCCAGGGCGCTGCGCCCGCTGCTGGCGGGCGAACGGGCGAAGCCGCACAACCCGGCCGCGACCGACCCGTACACGACGGGACCGGTGGCGCCCGCCCTGTGCGGCACGCTGTCCCCGCTGGCGGAGCCGACCGGGCCGGGGAGGGGGCCGGGGAGCGGTCCGGCCGGCTGA
- a CDS encoding ferric reductase-like transmembrane domain-containing protein produces MNPLRTLGPSLSSDVGKSRQISGLATVAALVLVPLLAVVGGDAFRAFIDFGAGVLSLLSLSGAVVWGLIATDRLLLSPRHRLVAQGVHRATAVASLGFLLLHVSIKISLGKVALIGALLPFGLGITGTNGLIGFGSMAGLLMIVAATTGAMRSVFSLPGKFAYKWRAIHMVAYPAWCFAMVHGLFTGRPAATYVTVMYSTVMVGVACVVSLRLLPDETQRRFAERFVSLTGADTESRESKATRRDLLADPLPGATGIPPQREYQPRRERESAVSTPSRGAPLDAPRTPPRLPAPSPPLYEATRPMADPLPSPAADPMADTFIAPRGGEPFGGRPFGGQAFAGPEFDGNADSGTGLSAGYRAMSQSAEATTRMPVTPDAPDRSRRGAPPSGGIPLAERVLMTDEIPIIQDEPAGRGGSWPAPMPPPPGQAFAQPAQPPQPAPTPYDTGAVPTYGTSANPAYGAGANPQPYDTGATPQYDPAAGQSYDRGRPPPYDPDAPEPYEPGPLPQYDTGATPQYDPAAPYGPGGASPYGPTGASPYGTTPPPSYDTGPLPPYTPGTAAPYDTGAVPAYDGGGYGGQGQAMPDPYAQQSAYDATNPAPGPVYQPPAGEPWNAPAGDRP; encoded by the coding sequence ATGAACCCTCTTCGCACGCTTGGCCCGTCGCTCAGCTCGGACGTCGGCAAAAGCCGGCAGATCTCCGGCCTGGCGACGGTCGCCGCGCTGGTACTGGTACCCCTGCTCGCCGTCGTGGGAGGCGACGCCTTCCGCGCCTTCATCGACTTCGGCGCCGGTGTGCTGTCACTGCTGTCGCTGTCAGGGGCAGTCGTCTGGGGTCTGATCGCCACCGACAGGCTGCTGCTCTCACCGCGCCACCGTCTGGTCGCCCAGGGAGTCCACCGGGCCACCGCCGTCGCCTCACTCGGCTTCCTCCTGCTGCATGTGAGCATCAAGATCTCGCTCGGCAAAGTGGCCCTGATCGGTGCCCTGTTGCCGTTCGGCCTCGGCATCACCGGTACGAACGGACTCATCGGCTTCGGCTCGATGGCCGGGCTGCTGATGATCGTCGCCGCCACCACCGGCGCCATGCGCAGCGTCTTCTCGCTGCCCGGCAAATTCGCCTACAAGTGGCGGGCCATCCACATGGTGGCCTATCCCGCCTGGTGTTTCGCCATGGTGCACGGGCTGTTCACGGGCCGTCCCGCCGCCACCTACGTCACGGTCATGTACTCGACCGTCATGGTCGGCGTGGCCTGTGTCGTCTCGCTGCGGCTGCTGCCCGACGAGACCCAGCGCCGCTTCGCCGAGCGGTTCGTCTCGCTGACGGGCGCCGACACCGAATCACGGGAGTCCAAGGCGACGCGCCGCGACCTGCTGGCCGATCCCCTGCCCGGCGCCACGGGCATCCCGCCGCAGCGCGAGTACCAGCCGAGGCGGGAGCGCGAGTCCGCCGTCTCCACGCCGTCCAGAGGAGCGCCCCTCGACGCGCCCCGCACCCCGCCGCGCCTCCCCGCGCCGTCGCCGCCGCTGTACGAGGCGACGCGGCCGATGGCCGATCCGCTGCCCTCCCCCGCCGCCGACCCCATGGCCGACACCTTCATCGCGCCGCGCGGCGGTGAGCCGTTCGGGGGCCGGCCGTTCGGGGGCCAGGCCTTCGCGGGCCCGGAGTTCGACGGCAACGCGGATTCCGGTACGGGGCTGTCCGCCGGCTACCGCGCGATGTCGCAGAGCGCCGAAGCGACCACCCGGATGCCGGTCACGCCCGACGCCCCGGACCGCTCGCGCCGGGGCGCCCCGCCGAGCGGCGGGATACCCCTCGCCGAGCGCGTCCTCATGACCGACGAGATCCCCATCATCCAGGACGAGCCCGCCGGCCGGGGCGGCTCCTGGCCCGCCCCGATGCCCCCACCGCCCGGCCAGGCGTTCGCCCAGCCCGCACAGCCCCCGCAGCCCGCCCCGACGCCGTACGACACCGGCGCAGTCCCCACGTACGGCACCAGCGCGAACCCGGCGTACGGAGCGGGCGCGAACCCGCAGCCGTACGACACCGGCGCCACCCCCCAGTACGACCCGGCGGCGGGCCAGTCGTACGACCGGGGCAGGCCGCCCCCGTACGACCCCGACGCCCCCGAGCCGTACGAGCCGGGCCCCCTCCCGCAGTACGACACGGGCGCCACCCCCCAGTACGACCCCGCCGCCCCCTACGGGCCCGGCGGCGCGTCCCCCTACGGCCCCACCGGTGCCTCGCCCTACGGCACGACCCCGCCCCCCTCGTACGACACCGGTCCGCTGCCCCCGTACACCCCCGGCACCGCCGCTCCCTACGACACCGGCGCGGTCCCCGCCTACGACGGCGGCGGCTACGGCGGTCAGGGCCAGGCCATGCCCGATCCGTACGCGCAGCAGTCCGCATACGACGCGACCAACCCCGCTCCCGGTCCCGTCTACCAGCCCCCGGCCGGGGAACCCTGGAACGCACCCGCAGGAGACCGACCGTGA
- a CDS encoding histidine phosphatase family protein, producing the protein MNGAQGGRDRRIVLWRHGQTAWNLERRFQGSTDIELTPEGVSQAQRSARLLASLKPDTIVASDLRRAVATAGELASVTGLGVTYDAGLRETFAGAWQGLTHEEIIGRFGDQYAAWKRGESVRRGGGELETEVADRAAPVVLRHADGLPDGGTLVVVSHGGTIRTTIGRLLGLEAYHWEGLGGLSNCCWSVLGEGARGWRLLEHNAGTLPEPVLGDDD; encoded by the coding sequence CTGAACGGCGCGCAGGGCGGCAGGGACCGCCGTATCGTCCTGTGGCGCCACGGCCAGACGGCGTGGAACCTGGAGCGCCGCTTCCAGGGCTCCACGGACATCGAGCTGACCCCCGAGGGCGTCTCCCAGGCCCAGCGCTCGGCGCGGCTGCTGGCCTCCCTGAAGCCGGACACGATCGTCGCGTCCGACCTCCGGCGGGCCGTCGCCACCGCCGGTGAGCTGGCCTCGGTCACCGGCCTCGGCGTCACGTACGACGCCGGGCTCCGCGAGACCTTCGCGGGGGCCTGGCAGGGCCTGACCCACGAGGAGATCATCGGACGGTTCGGCGACCAGTACGCGGCGTGGAAGCGCGGCGAGTCCGTGCGGCGCGGCGGCGGCGAGCTGGAGACCGAGGTCGCGGACCGCGCGGCGCCCGTGGTGCTCCGGCACGCCGACGGGCTGCCCGACGGCGGCACGCTCGTCGTGGTCAGCCACGGCGGCACGATCCGTACGACCATCGGCCGGCTGCTGGGGCTGGAGGCGTACCACTGGGAAGGGCTCGGCGGGCTGTCCAACTGCTGCTGGTCGGTCCTGGGAGAGGGCGCGCGCGGCTGGCGCCTCCTGGAACACAACGCCGGCACCCTCCCGGAGCCGGTCCTCGGCGACGACGACTGA
- a CDS encoding M48 family metallopeptidase, with translation MTDDSREAAGGEAAGHENVPSRQRKRFPGISSRAYEHPADRSALVALRKLSGFDTVFKALSGLLPERSLRLLFLSDSVRVSDAQFTHLHAMLLDACYILDLEKVPTMYVAQDPKPNAMCIGLDEPIIVVTTGLVELLDEEEMRAVVGHEVGHALSGHSVYRTILLFLTGLALKVAWIPLGNVAIMAIVTALREWFRKSELSADRAGLLVGQDIRASMRGLMKIAGGNHLHEMNVDAFLAQAEEYEAGGDLRDSVLKILNVLPRTHPFTTVRAAELKKWSESRDFQRIMDGHYPRRAEDKDASVTDSFRDSASHYADTVRGSKDPLMKLVGDIAGGAGDLGGKLRDKFTGGGGSGSGSGGNRASDDGDTGSGSGGSGTDEGPGKP, from the coding sequence ATGACAGATGACAGTCGCGAGGCGGCCGGCGGCGAGGCGGCCGGCCACGAGAACGTGCCGAGCAGGCAGCGCAAGCGCTTCCCCGGTATTTCCTCCCGGGCGTACGAACACCCCGCGGACCGCTCGGCGCTGGTCGCCCTGCGCAAGCTCAGCGGGTTCGACACGGTCTTCAAGGCGCTCAGCGGGCTGCTGCCCGAGCGGAGCCTGCGGCTGCTCTTCCTCTCCGACTCGGTGCGGGTGAGCGACGCGCAGTTCACGCATCTGCACGCGATGCTGCTGGACGCCTGCTACATCCTGGACCTGGAGAAGGTCCCCACCATGTACGTGGCGCAGGACCCGAAGCCCAACGCGATGTGTATCGGTCTGGACGAGCCGATCATCGTGGTCACCACGGGGCTGGTGGAGCTGCTCGACGAGGAGGAGATGCGGGCCGTCGTGGGCCACGAGGTGGGCCACGCGCTCTCGGGTCACTCCGTCTACCGGACGATACTGCTCTTCCTCACCGGTCTCGCGCTCAAGGTCGCCTGGATCCCGCTGGGCAATGTCGCGATCATGGCGATCGTGACGGCGCTGCGCGAGTGGTTCCGCAAGTCGGAGCTGTCGGCGGACCGGGCCGGGCTGCTGGTCGGGCAGGACATACGGGCGTCGATGCGCGGTCTGATGAAGATCGCCGGTGGCAACCATCTGCACGAGATGAACGTGGACGCGTTCCTGGCGCAGGCCGAGGAGTACGAGGCGGGCGGCGATCTGCGCGACTCGGTGCTCAAGATCCTCAACGTGCTGCCGCGCACGCACCCGTTCACCACCGTGCGGGCCGCCGAGCTGAAGAAGTGGTCCGAGAGCCGCGACTTCCAGCGGATCATGGACGGCCACTACCCGCGCCGCGCGGAGGACAAGGACGCCTCGGTCACGGACTCCTTCCGCGACTCCGCCTCGCACTACGCGGACACGGTCCGCGGCAGCAAGGACCCGCTGATGAAGCTGGTCGGCGACATCGCGGGCGGCGCGGGCGACCTGGGCGGCAAGCTGCGCGACAAGTTCACGGGAGGCGGCGGCTCGGGCAGCGGCTCGGGCGGCAACCGCGCCTCGGACGACGGCGACACCGGAAGCGGCAGCGGCGGCAGCGGTACGGACGAGGGGCCGGGCAAGCCCTGA
- a CDS encoding SCO2584 family spore wall biosynthesis protein, translating to MPDDVGGRPFPDGREPDDDRGGADKDFASVVFDEDFVRSATIHEPSAVERLLAAAQARAEAEAARARSGGGPHDDDQYDELYGRDGAYGPEYGYEGGYDPDDPDGSAGPYGRHGGTLRPYRGTARWHRPVAWLLALLMGIGMVALAFTAVYRGGASSRDGQVPQPATTGIDKPGQITPSVEAPHSAQASAVPRSP from the coding sequence GTGCCGGACGACGTGGGGGGCAGGCCGTTTCCTGACGGCCGCGAGCCCGACGACGACCGCGGAGGCGCGGACAAGGACTTCGCCTCCGTGGTATTCGACGAGGACTTCGTCAGATCCGCCACCATCCACGAACCCTCCGCCGTCGAGCGGCTGCTCGCCGCCGCCCAGGCGCGCGCCGAGGCCGAGGCCGCCCGCGCGAGATCCGGCGGCGGCCCCCACGACGACGACCAGTACGACGAGCTGTACGGCCGCGACGGCGCGTACGGCCCCGAGTACGGCTACGAGGGCGGCTACGACCCCGATGACCCCGACGGGAGCGCCGGCCCCTACGGGCGCCACGGCGGCACCCTGCGGCCCTACCGGGGCACCGCCCGCTGGCACCGCCCCGTCGCGTGGCTGCTCGCCCTGCTGATGGGCATCGGCATGGTCGCGCTGGCCTTCACCGCCGTCTACCGGGGCGGCGCGAGCAGTCGCGACGGCCAGGTGCCGCAGCCCGCCACCACCGGGATCGACAAGCCGGGGCAGATCACGCCGTCCGTCGAGGCACCCCACTCGGCGCAGGCGTCGGCCGTGCCGCGTTCCCCGTAG
- the rsfS gene encoding ribosome silencing factor, with translation MTATDRSLQLVNAAAQAAADRLAHDIIAYDVSDVLSITDAFLLASAPNDRQVKSIVDEIEERLQKELGAKPVRREGDRDARWILLDYVDIVIHVQHSEERVFYALERLWKDCPELPLPEDAVKTRGKAQEHADAGGDHAGVAGDVDGELS, from the coding sequence GTGACCGCTACTGATCGTTCCCTTCAGCTCGTCAACGCCGCGGCCCAGGCCGCGGCGGACCGGCTCGCCCACGACATCATCGCGTACGACGTCAGCGACGTGCTGTCCATCACGGACGCCTTCCTGCTCGCCTCCGCGCCCAACGACCGCCAGGTCAAGTCGATCGTCGACGAGATCGAGGAGCGGCTCCAGAAGGAGCTGGGCGCCAAGCCGGTGCGCCGCGAGGGCGACCGCGACGCGCGCTGGATCCTCCTGGACTACGTGGACATCGTCATCCACGTACAGCACAGCGAGGAGCGTGTCTTCTACGCCCTGGAGCGGCTCTGGAAGGACTGCCCCGAGCTGCCGCTGCCCGAGGACGCCGTCAAGACCCGCGGCAAGGCCCAGGAGCACGCCGACGCCGGCGGCGATCACGCCGGGGTCGCCGGTGACGTGGACGGTGAGTTGAGCTGA
- the nadD gene encoding nicotinate-nucleotide adenylyltransferase, which translates to MGEQQASTGPVPVPDTGSGRGKRRLGVMGGTFDPIHHGHLVAASEVAALFHLDEVVFVPTGQPWQKSQRAVSPPEDRYLMTVIATASNPQFSVSRIDIDRGGATYTIDTLRDLRDLNDDADLFFITGADALSQILSWRDHEELFSLAHFIGVTRPGHDLTDDGLPKGGVSLVEVPALAISSTDCRGRVAKGDPVWYLVPDGVVRYIDKRQLYRGE; encoded by the coding sequence ATGGGAGAGCAGCAGGCGTCCACCGGCCCCGTCCCCGTTCCCGACACCGGATCAGGCCGCGGTAAGCGCCGACTCGGCGTCATGGGCGGGACTTTCGACCCGATCCACCACGGGCACCTCGTGGCGGCCAGTGAAGTGGCGGCCCTGTTCCACCTCGACGAGGTGGTGTTCGTGCCGACCGGGCAGCCGTGGCAGAAGAGTCAGCGCGCGGTGTCCCCGCCCGAGGACCGTTATCTGATGACGGTCATCGCCACGGCGTCGAACCCGCAGTTCTCGGTGAGCCGCATCGACATCGACCGGGGCGGTGCCACGTACACGATCGACACGCTGCGGGATCTGCGGGATCTCAACGACGACGCGGACCTCTTCTTCATCACCGGCGCCGACGCGCTCTCCCAGATCCTGAGCTGGCGCGATCACGAGGAGCTGTTCTCGCTCGCCCACTTCATCGGAGTCACCCGGCCGGGCCACGATCTGACGGACGACGGACTGCCCAAGGGCGGGGTCTCCCTGGTGGAGGTCCCCGCGCTGGCGATCTCGTCGACCGACTGCCGGGGCCGGGTCGCCAAGGGCGATCCGGTCTGGTACCTGGTGCCGGACGGTGTCGTGCGCTATATCGACAAGCGGCAGTTGTACCGCGGCGAATGA
- a CDS encoding LCP family protein — protein sequence MNDRQQPYDPYDPYYAQPPIVGYDEYGQPVYQQPQQNQPQQNQPQQQYDSYGQPQQQQQGYGYDPYAQQDQTQQPQQQYDPYAQQQQQQQPQQQGYGYDGYGYDTGGQQPVGVDTERQQQDQQQQQQQQQQWNIPQQQAPQQTVPEAAAPPAQAVQAAQAPPTAPSERGRAPEAAVPGQRRPDADERDYKTEQFSFIEEPNEDSEDVIDWLKFTESRSERREEAKRRGRSRVVALVVALVLVVSGGVGYLWWAGMLPGLSSSEERASTASGPQKRDVIVVHLRSTKQKGTSTALLVNNSTTGKGTTVLLPNSLAVADDEGASTTLGKSVDEDGSDTTRDSLGTLLGTTISGTWRLDTPYLDTLVELVGGIDVDTDIEVPGAKKGDDPLVKKGSQQTLSGKMAVAYATYRAPDEAEAKQLERFGQVLQGALRKVSDDPKSATVTVETLGQILDPSLSEKDLGAALAKLAEHAKVGDYKTTLLPVQENGTLSEQTADSVVKDILGGSVSAPEQGAAVRVGVKNASGDQDAAESARISLVNGGYGFVDAGTAEAVTSSSVTYGDAAKKAEAEEVAKTLGLPTSAVAKGKAAVNADVSVVLGQDYKIN from the coding sequence GTGAACGACCGACAGCAGCCGTACGATCCGTACGACCCGTATTACGCGCAGCCCCCCATCGTCGGTTACGACGAGTACGGGCAGCCGGTGTATCAGCAGCCCCAGCAGAACCAGCCTCAGCAGAACCAGCCCCAGCAGCAGTACGACTCCTACGGGCAGCCGCAGCAACAACAGCAGGGGTACGGCTACGACCCGTACGCCCAGCAGGATCAGACGCAGCAACCGCAGCAGCAGTACGACCCGTACGCGCAGCAGCAACAACAGCAACAGCCGCAGCAACAGGGGTACGGATACGACGGCTACGGCTATGACACGGGCGGCCAGCAGCCTGTCGGCGTCGACACCGAGCGGCAGCAGCAGGATCAGCAGCAGCAACAGCAGCAACAGCAGCAGTGGAACATTCCCCAGCAGCAGGCCCCGCAGCAGACCGTGCCCGAGGCGGCCGCTCCGCCCGCGCAAGCCGTACAGGCCGCACAGGCCCCCCCGACCGCTCCGTCCGAGCGGGGCAGGGCGCCCGAGGCCGCCGTACCCGGCCAGCGGCGGCCCGACGCCGACGAACGTGACTACAAGACCGAGCAGTTCTCCTTCATAGAAGAGCCGAACGAGGACTCCGAAGACGTCATCGACTGGCTCAAGTTCACCGAGAGCCGCTCCGAGCGCCGCGAGGAGGCCAAGCGCCGGGGCCGCAGCCGCGTCGTGGCCCTGGTCGTCGCGCTCGTCCTGGTGGTCAGCGGCGGCGTGGGCTACCTCTGGTGGGCCGGCATGCTGCCCGGCCTCTCCTCGTCCGAGGAGAGGGCGAGTACCGCATCGGGGCCCCAGAAGCGCGATGTCATCGTCGTGCACCTGCGCAGCACGAAGCAGAAGGGCACCTCCACGGCGCTGCTGGTCAACAACTCCACGACCGGCAAGGGCACCACCGTCCTGCTGCCCAACTCCCTCGCCGTCGCCGACGACGAGGGAGCCTCCACGACGCTCGGCAAGTCCGTGGACGAGGACGGCTCCGACACCACCCGCGATTCCCTCGGCACGCTGCTGGGCACCACGATCTCCGGCACCTGGCGGCTGGACACGCCCTATCTGGACACTCTCGTCGAGCTGGTCGGCGGCATCGACGTGGACACGGACATCGAGGTGCCCGGCGCCAAGAAGGGCGACGACCCGCTGGTGAAGAAGGGCTCCCAGCAGACCCTCAGCGGGAAGATGGCGGTCGCCTACGCCACCTACCGGGCCCCCGACGAGGCCGAGGCCAAGCAGCTCGAACGGTTCGGGCAGGTCCTCCAGGGCGCGCTGCGCAAGGTCTCCGACGATCCGAAGTCGGCGACCGTCACGGTGGAGACGCTGGGACAGATCCTCGATCCCTCGCTGTCGGAGAAGGACCTCGGCGCCGCCCTCGCCAAGCTCGCCGAGCACGCCAAGGTGGGTGACTACAAGACGACGCTCCTGCCCGTCCAGGAGAACGGCACGCTCAGCGAGCAGACCGCCGACAGCGTGGTGAAGGACATCCTCGGCGGTTCCGTCAGCGCCCCCGAACAGGGCGCGGCGGTCCGGGTCGGCGTGAAGAACGCCAGCGGCGACCAGGACGCTGCGGAGTCCGCCCGTATCTCGCTGGTCAACGGCGGCTACGGCTTCGTGGACGCGGGTACGGCCGAGGCGGTGACGTCGTCAAGCGTCACCTACGGTGACGCGGCGAAGAAGGCGGAGGCGGAAGAGGTCGCCAAGACCCTCGGCCTGCCGACGAGCGCCGTGGCGAAGGGCAAGGCGGCGGTGAACGCCGATGTCTCCGTCGTCCTCGGCCAGGACTACAAGATCAATTAG